The Oncorhynchus nerka isolate Pitt River linkage group LG12, Oner_Uvic_2.0, whole genome shotgun sequence genome contains the following window.
CCAGAGAATTTGGGGATGGGGGGTTAGGGGGTGTCTTAATCCTTCTCGGGTTGCTCCTGGGGCTCTtggggtgaggggggggggggtgacattGACCCGTCAGTGGTAATAGAAACAGTCTTCTCAGTCAGTGATCCTTCTTATCCCCctcctggcacacacacacacacacacacacacacacacacaaaagagccTACGGATCCCACTTCTGGCACCAGTGTGGATGCAGCTGCAGGGATGAAAGAACAGAAACACTAATAAgacagcactgtgtgtgtgtgtgtgtgtgtgtgtgtgtgtgtgtgtgtgtgtgtgtgtgtgtgtgtgtgtgtgtgtgtgtgtgtgtgtgtgtgtgtgtatgtggtgacTGGTGGGTTAGCTATATACCAGAGCCCTGAGATCCCTATAGACCTGCCAGACACCGAGTGGGAAGACCATGATAGACTGTATCATATGTTGAGACTATAGAAAGGTACAATGTTGACAATAGAAAGCTTTATCGACAATATGAAGCTACAATGTTGACAATAGAACGTTTTATCGACAATAGAAAGCTTTATCGACAACAGAAAGCCACAATGTTTACAATAGAAAGCTTTATTGACAATAGAAAGCTACAATGTTGACAATAGAAAGCTACAATGTTGACTATAGAAAGCTACAATGTTGACAATAGAAAGCTACAATGTTGACAATAGAAAGCTACAATGTTGACTATAGAAAGCTACAATGTTGACTATAGAAAGCTACAATGTTGACAATAGAAAGCTACAATGTTGACAATAGAAAGCTACAATGTTGACTATAGAAAGCTACAATGTTGACTATAGAAAGCTACAATGTTGACAATAGAAAGCTACAATGTTGACAATAGAAAGCTACAATGTTGACTATAGAAAGCTACAATGTTGACAATAGAAAGCTACAATGTTGACTATAGAAAGCTACAATGTTGACTATAGAAAGCTACAATGTTGACAATAGAAAGCTACAATGTTGACAATAGAAAGCTACAATGTTGACTATAGAAAGCTACAATGTTGACTATAGAAAGCTACAATGTTGACTATAGAAAGCTACAATGTTGACAATAGAAAGCTACAATGTTGACAATAGAAAGCTACAATGTTGACAATAGAAAGCTACAATGTTGACAATGGAAAGCTACATTGTTGACTATAGAAAGCTACAATGTTGACAATAGAAAGCTACAATGTTGACAATAAAAAGTTACAATGTTGACAATAGAAAGCTACAATGTTGACAATAGAAAGCTACAATGTTGACAATAGAAAGCTACAATGTTGACTATAGAAAGCTACAATGTTGACAATAGAAAGCTACAATGTTGACAATAGAAAGCTACAATGTTGACAATAGAAAGCTACAATGTCGACAATAGAAAGTGTTAtcttcgtgcccaggctctgtcgcagccggccgcgaccgggaggtccatggggcgacacacaactggcctagcgtcgtccgggttagggagggtttggccggtagggatatccttgtctcatcgcgcacaagcgactcctgtggcaggctgggcgcagtgcgcgctaaccaaggtagccaggtgtttcctccgacacattggtgcggctggcttccgggttggaggcgcgctgtgttaagaagcagtgcggcttggttgggttgtgtttcggaggacccattgctttcgaccttcgtctctcccgagcccgtacgggagttggagcgatgagacaagatagtaattgtaattacaattggataccacgaaattacggagaaaagggggtaacatTTAAAATGTAAAAGCTTTATTGACAACAGAAAGCTACAATGTTGACAATAGAAAGCTACAATGTCGACAATAGAAATTACTAATGTTATGCCTTTGATCTTCTATAGACTACATGAGTTTATAGAATGTGTTTGTCATCGAGTGTCTCACTGTGCTGGTACTCTCTTGTGACAGTCATTCTGTTTGGTGGTGCCTGATGGTGCTGGTAGTCATTCTGTTTGGTGGTGTCTGATGGTGCTGATAGTAATTATGTTTGGTGGTGTCTGATGGTGCTGATAGTCATTCTGTTTGGTGGTGTCTGATGGTGCTGGTTGTCATTCTGTTTGGTGGTGTCTGATGGTGCTGGTTGTCATTCTGTTTGGTGGTGTCTGATGGTGCTGGTTGTCATTCTGCTTGGTGGTGTCTGATGGTGCTGGTTGTCATTCTGTTTGGTGGTGTCTGATGGTGCTGGTTGTCATTCTGTTTGGTGGTGTCTGATGGTGCTGGTTGTCATTCTGTTTGGTGGTGTCTGATGGTGCTGGTTGTCATTCTGTTTGGTGGTGTCTGATGGTGCTGGTTGTCATTCTGTTTGGTAATTCTATGTGTTACTCAccttctctcttttccctccagcTGTCTGGATCACTGAAGAGGAGGCTGACTGCGACCGAGGGGGCCTACCAGGGAGGTTTACGGCAGGGCCAAGGGCCCGGTAACGGCCCAGGTCTTGGTCTGAACGGTACCTCCTACGGTACCTCCATGACCCAGGGTCCTGGGGTGCCCGCCAAGCGACTCTGCCTGGAGGATGTGACCCTCGCCATGGGTAGCAGCTTCCAGCAGAGTCCTTACTCTAGAGGACAGAGTTCTGGAGGTCATGGGGGTCCTGGAAGTCAGGGATCACTGGAAGGTAACAGGCTGGGGAACGGTAACCCCGGGCTGGGGTCGCCTTACTCAATGCCCCCTAAGGCGAGTCCAGGGTCTGCGGGTGTTGGTGGAGGACATTTTCACCCCAATGGAAGCTCCTCGTCGGCCCCATCGGTTGAGCAGGAGCTGCAAGATATTCTGGATGAACTGACTAAGAACCCGGATCCGTCGTTGACGGAGTTGGATCTTGACAAGATACTGGGGAATAAAGAGGATCAGAATCAAGGGCATGGGCCGGGGTATATCCACCCACACTCGCCCAAACGCTCCCCCCAGAGACCCACCTCTCACCTGGAGAGCCACCTCACCCGTTCCCCAGGCTTTCCCCAGGCCGGGTCTCCCCAAGTAGGCCCGAGTCCGGCTGGAGCTCCCTACTCCATCCCCCACCCCTCCAAACCAGTCCCCTCACCCCTATCGGCCTCTCCTCATCACTCCTCTTCATCCCAGAATCAAGCTCGTTCTCCAATGCTCTCAGCCGCCCTTTCGTCTCGACCCGGTTCCACGTGGCACGAAGTATCGCGAGCCCAACAGCTCCAGCAAATGGCGTCCAACTCCAACAAACACCTTTCTTCTAACACCCCTATCCAGCAGAACCAGTCCCAGAACCAGACCCAggcctctatccctcctctatcccagcAAGGCTCACCCTGGGGCGGCCAGAAACTGTCCAACCTCCCCAACTCCTCCCCACTCCACCAGCAACCATTCAGCCCGGCTGGAAGCATCCAGAGCCCCCAGGGATCGCTGAGTCTCCCATCCGCTGGTCCTTCACCACCCTACCACCCAGAGAAGCTAGGCAGTCCGGCTATCGCCCAACCCCCCTTCAGCCCACAGAGTACCCTCCTACCTGGAGGAACGACCACCACATCCAGCACTTCATCCAACATCCAGGGGTCCCAGGCCAACTACATGCCCAGCGGAGTTGCACCGACATCGGGCGCTACAAGGCCCTCGCCCCCCTACAGGACGGACAAGCCCCATGTTAGTCCGTTGCTTCAACCCCAGCCTCAACCTCAACCCCAGAACCAACCCCAAACCCAACATCCACATCCATACAGCACCCAGAACGGGTCAGGACCAAACAACAATATGTCTAGCCAGCTCTACAAAGCCATGACTGCAGGTCAACCCTGCAGCCTCAAGCTActaatgcaacaacaacaacaacaacaacaacaacagtcgaACACACAGCAGCTACAGACTAACGCCCAGCTAGGACAACACCCGTCCATGTCCAAACCAGGCAGTGGTGGCACTGTACCCCACCAAGAACCCCCATACTCCTTCACTAACACCAAACCCCTTCGCCACTTTGACCCCAACCCGGACCACCAAGGAGGACATCAGCAGAAGATGGGGGGAGGGGGACCCCCTGAACAGGGACCCCCCAACCCCATGGCAGGTTATCGGGGAATGCAGCATGGGGGTGCTGCCGGAACAGCAGCATCTGTAGCAGCGAACCACGCCCATTTACTACAGCAGAGGATGC
Protein-coding sequences here:
- the LOC115127271 gene encoding trithorax group protein osa-like, yielding MLMVSPRLPVDTPRMEPVLSGSLKRRLTATEGAYQGGLRQGQGPGNGPGLGLNGTSYGTSMTQGPGVPAKRLCLEDVTLAMGSSFQQSPYSRGQSSGGHGGPGSQGSLEGNRLGNGNPGLGSPYSMPPKASPGSAGVGGGHFHPNGSSSSAPSVEQELQDILDELTKNPDPSLTELDLDKILGNKEDQNQGHGPGYIHPHSPKRSPQRPTSHLESHLTRSPGFPQAGSPQVGPSPAGAPYSIPHPSKPVPSPLSASPHHSSSSQNQARSPMLSAALSSRPGSTWHEVSRAQQLQQMASNSNKHLSSNTPIQQNQSQNQTQASIPPLSQQGSPWGGQKLSNLPNSSPLHQQPFSPAGSIQSPQGSLSLPSAGPSPPYHPEKLGSPAIAQPPFSPQSTLLPGGTTTTSSTSSNIQGSQANYMPSGVAPTSGATRPSPPYRTDKPHVSPLLQPQPQPQPQNQPQTQHPHPYSTQNGSGPNNNMSSQLYKAMTAGQPCSLKLLMQQQQQQQQQQSNTQQLQTNAQLGQHPSMSKPGSGGTVPHQEPPYSFTNTKPLRHFDPNPDHQGGHQQKMGGGGPPEQGPPNPMAGYRGMQHGGAAGTAASVAANHAHLLQQRMQQMAAMQQATAGALGGPQHCREEQIPGLQDPSVPRSTQTNYNNLLLIRRHLQQEQKRQMEQMTECQQGATFTGGGRPLPPDCVGGGGYPLGVPQLSHGGPLPSGPGHLSLPPGHPGHPGQPGPPGSLTQVGRPGGAFMGGPPGSKQPLYLPSQGGEFVGAGGMPMRQPQLAHGMMGMGGPAGPPRPGMQQQVSRMGMTIGGLGPGSGPGSGSGHPQHLRQALHHSGGGAPLPRMMFTAQQTHQHQQTAMWPPQQQGGLVNSMQHRMPCSDGHMDPSANHQQSHGHIFPGGGGGSNGSCNPNPNAQFTQQALRSGMPGGGGGNNFAPHQGPPSLPSNQGVGVPSLPRRLMQKLGVSTTGQPLPSMVHQGLQPGMRPRGPLSALAGMKPIPPGMIHHPGHGMAPPSYPASGAVVTKHPHQHPHPHGPGYGPGQGNPGHKLPPYEYTQRGQSNGGMGGRPGGGGGGEVDFIDTLVGSNEDWLNNLTMIDEYLEQNS